Part of the Ochotona princeps isolate mOchPri1 chromosome 15, mOchPri1.hap1, whole genome shotgun sequence genome, CTCAGAGAAGGGTAAGGGCTCCAAACTGTATTTCACCTGCCTTTCCATTGACTCCTGCAGCTATTTCCTGCAGGAGCTACAGCGGTGCTTAAAGGATCCTGATTGGTTGGCTCAACTATTCATCAAACACGTGAGGCCTGGggtggtggtgcccaggggggaggggcttggCCTTGGGCTCTATCTTTACCCTGGGCCTTTACTCCTGGTAGGAACGCCGGCTGCATATGTATGTGGTGTATTGTCAGAATAAGCCCAAGTCAGAGCATGTGGTGTCAGAGTTTGGGGACAGCTACTTTGAGGTCAGTGTCTAAGTGTGCCGTAGGAGGACAGAATTGAGCTGAGCAGGCTGCTCCAGGCCACCTGACCACTCTGTCCCTGTGGGCAGGAGCTCCGACAGCAGTTGGGGCATCGACTGCAGCTCAACGACCTCCTCATCAAACCCGTGCAGCGGATCATGAAATATCAGCTGCTGCTCAAGGTCAGGGCCACTTGCTCCCCCAGACCTCCTCGGTGGAGGTCCTcacatgtgtgctggtgtgtgtagGCGGGTGAGGGGCACCCGAGGATGGCCTCCTCGCCCCCTAAgcattttttctccatttcttctccaTGTCTCAGgattttctcaagtattacagcAGGGCTGGGATGGCTACTGAAGAGCTAGAGGTGAgggcccgcccctcccccacttccAGGTCACCCCTTGGACACCTGAGTGTCCTCTTGGCATCTCAGGTTTCCTTAACCCCCCTGGGATTTGCCTGTCTGAGCTCCTGTCTGGTGTTTgatgggtggggagtggaggccTACTGGAGAAGCCTGAAGAGGAGAATTCTCTCACATGATTCTTTCTGCCCCACCACGCACCCCTCTCACCTGCCTCTCACCAGCAAGCCGTGGAGGTCATGTGCTTTGTGCCCAAGCGTTGCAATGACATGATGACCTTGGGCAGGCTGCGGGGCTTCGAGGTATGGAGCTGGGGAAGAAGCCTGGTGCTCCGGTACCTTCTGCCCTGGTCCTAgcgccctgaagttgcctgtggggTGGACTAGCTCTTCCCTCAAGGCAGTCCCTGTGGGTGGTTGGGCCTAGCAGGGAGGGACCAGGGTGCAGTAAGCTGCCCCTTTccccctctggttcattctcaggGGTTGCATCTTTGGGTTCTAGGGCAAGCTGACTGCTCAAGGCAAGCTCTTGGGTCAGGATACATTCTGGGTCACAGAACCTGAGGCTGGAGGGCTACTCTCTGCCCGGGGTCGTGAGAGGCGTGTCTTCCTCTTCGAGCAAATTGTCATTTTCAGCGAGGCCCTGGGAGGAGGTGGGCGAGGAGGAACACCACCAGGATACGTTTATAAGAACAGCATTAAGGTGGGTTCCGTGAGGGGGCAGGACTGTCCGTGAGGGGTTGGTGCCTCAGCTAGCTCTTGATTTGGTCGCAGGGACTGGGAGCCAGAGAAGGCCACTGTCTCCTGTCTGCCAATTCAGGTGAGCTGCCTGGGCTTGGAGGGGAACCTCCAAGGTGACCCTTGCCGCTTCGCATTGACCTCCAGAGGCCCCGAGGGCGGAATCCAGCGTTACATCCTGCAGGCAGCAGAGCCTGCAGTCAGTCAGGCCTGGATCAAGCAAGTGGCACAAATCCTGGAAAGCCAGCGGGACTTTCTTAATGGTGAAGCCCCCCCCTCCGCCCCCTCCTTTCCCTTCCAACCCTTGGACCTCTTGTCTCCAATGCCTGCCCTCTGATCCTGGCCTCTCAGAATCCCCTAAAGTCCCTGGGCAGCTTCCAGTAACCCTATAGTCCTTGGGAGAGTGGGGGCAGGATGTGGAGCTTGGTACAAACAGAGCGCAGAGGGAACAGGGTAGTGCCTGCCATAACCTACCTTCTCTCCCTGGCATTGCCCAGCATTGCAGTCACCCATCGAGTACCAGAGACGGGAGAGCCAGACCAACAGCCTGGGGCGGCCAGGAGGCCCTGGCATGGGGAGCCCCGGGAGAGGCCGGCCTGGTGAGCAGGCCCAGGTTGGCCCACGTGGGCCCATCAACggctctctcccttccctgctgctgCCCAAGGGTGAGGCAGCCAGAGCCCCCCTGACCCTGGATGCACAGGTAGGAGGCCTGGAGGGGCCAAGTGTGGGAGGGTGCTCTCTCTagtcgtgctgggccccaaggcaCCCCTTCGTCAACTTTCCACTGCCTCCCTTCCtatcccttctctgtaactctgaaagcGGCTGGGGATCTTAGCTAATCTGACCACAGATAGGAAGGGCTTGGCTAAAGGTGTAGGCTGGACGGAGAGGGGCGAGGGTGTGTTGCGCACCTGTTTTTAACCTGTGATTTGACTCTTGCTGCAGGAACTCAAGGACGTCCCCAGGGCTCCTCCGGACCCTCCCCCCGGCCCTCCAGTTCCTCCTAtccctgctggcctggccagACTTGCCAAGCTGGATGAAGATGAGCTGTAAGCAGTGAAAACCACGAGGTGGCGCTcactcagctcccagctcccaggaacGCAGGGCCCTCCATGCAGCAGCGGCAGTGGCAATGACAGAGGTTGCTCTGTGCAAGCCATAGCTCTTTGATGTGCATGGAGGGCAGGCGAGGCTGGGAAATGATGACAGCAGCTTGGGGAAGAGAACCTAGACCCCGAAGGACTTCTTTCTGCCCAAGATCCTTTGGTTCCCACCCCTATGCATGCATCATAGTCTCCCAAGAAGGAGGTTATGGGGGGGTGGGCTGGGGCAAGAACCAGATAGATGCTCCTGGTTTGATTTTTTCCTCCCTGTTTTCTGAGAATAAAAGGTTTTGTGATATCACTGAGGCCACTGTCctggcagagggagggaaggctGTTGGGAGGGTGCATTGGGATGAAGTAGAGTAGATGAAGTCAGCTGGCCCAGCCATTGGGAGTAGAGTGATCCTAGAGAAGGCTGCACAGTGTAAGATACAAGATGAGGCTCTCAGGCCTGGCGCcatgcctagcggctaaagtcctcaccttgaacgtgccgggatcccatatggacactggttctaatcccggcagctccacttcccatccagctccctgcttgtggcctgggaaagcagtcaaggacggcccaaagccttgggaccctgcacccacgtgggagacctggaggaggttcctggctcctggctttacattggcacagcactgccattgtactcacttggggagtggaccatcggaggaagatcttcctcattgtctctcctcctatctgtatatctgactttgcaataaaaaaaaataaatctttttttttttttttttttttttttaaagatgaggcTCTGGGCGCCAGCTCCATAGCACAGCAAACTCATTCTCCATCTGTGGTATccacatcccatacgggcacctgctgatttaaatcccagctgctccacttcccatttagtctcctgttaatggcttgggaaaatggTGAagaatggccaaaggccttgggctcctgcacccacctgggagacccagaagaagctcctggctcctggcttcggattggcttagctatagctgttgtggccacttggggagtaaacgagcgaatagaagatctttctgcctctcctctctgtacatctgcctttccataaaaataaataaatcttaaaaaaaaagggggggagggccctggtatggtag contains:
- the ARHGEF25 gene encoding rho guanine nucleotide exchange factor 25 isoform X2; this translates as MRGGHKGGRCACPRVIRKVLAKCGCCLARGGRESYSIAGSEGSISASAASGLAGPSGASSGLSSGPCSPGPPAPVSGLRRWLDHSKHCLNVDPEADGSQAGPCKNWMPEPTRATGEELPELTLLTTLLEGPGDQTQPPKEETLPEEEALSQVPESEEEQKKAALERSMYVLSELVETEKMYVDDLGHVVEGYMATMATQGVPENLRGRDRIVFGNIQQIYEWHRDYFLQELQRCLKDPDWLAQLFIKHERRLHMYVVYCQNKPKSEHVVSEFGDSYFEELRQQLGHRLQLNDLLIKPVQRIMKYQLLLKDFLKYYSRAGMATEELEQAVEVMCFVPKRCNDMMTLGRLRGFEGKLTAQGKLLGQDTFWVTEPEAGGLLSARGRERRVFLFEQIVIFSEALGGGGRGGTPPGYVYKNSIKVSCLGLEGNLQGDPCRFALTSRGPEGGIQRYILQAAEPAVSQAWIKQVAQILESQRDFLNALQSPIEYQRRESQTNSLGRPGGPGMGSPGRGRPGEQAQVGPRGPINGSLPSLLLPKGEAARAPLTLDAQELKDVPRAPPDPPPGPPVPPIPAGLARLAKLDEDEL
- the ARHGEF25 gene encoding rho guanine nucleotide exchange factor 25 isoform X1, with the protein product MKPPDRPAPGRTDRILGVMGGMLRACAVPGQEGPPERSPHGPGCIGPEDNCGEGDQRGEREESYSIAGSEGSISASAASGLAGPSGASSGLSSGPCSPGPPAPVSGLRRWLDHSKHCLNVDPEADGSQAGPCKNWMPEPTRATGEELPELTLLTTLLEGPGDQTQPPKEETLPEEEALSQVPESEEEQKKAALERSMYVLSELVETEKMYVDDLGHVVEGYMATMATQGVPENLRGRDRIVFGNIQQIYEWHRDYFLQELQRCLKDPDWLAQLFIKHERRLHMYVVYCQNKPKSEHVVSEFGDSYFEELRQQLGHRLQLNDLLIKPVQRIMKYQLLLKDFLKYYSRAGMATEELEQAVEVMCFVPKRCNDMMTLGRLRGFEGKLTAQGKLLGQDTFWVTEPEAGGLLSARGRERRVFLFEQIVIFSEALGGGGRGGTPPGYVYKNSIKVSCLGLEGNLQGDPCRFALTSRGPEGGIQRYILQAAEPAVSQAWIKQVAQILESQRDFLNALQSPIEYQRRESQTNSLGRPGGPGMGSPGRGRPGEQAQVGPRGPINGSLPSLLLPKGEAARAPLTLDAQELKDVPRAPPDPPPGPPVPPIPAGLARLAKLDEDEL